A window of the Cynocephalus volans isolate mCynVol1 chromosome 10, mCynVol1.pri, whole genome shotgun sequence genome harbors these coding sequences:
- the DUSP14 gene encoding dual specificity protein phosphatase 14: MSSRGHSTLPRTLMAPRMISEGDIGGIAQITSSLFLGRGSVASNRHLLQARGITCIVNATIEIPNFNWPQFEYVKVPLADMPHAPIGLYFDTVADKIHSVSRKHGATLVHCAAGVSRSATLCIAYLMKFHNVCLLEAYNWVKARRPVIRPNVGFWRQLIDYERQLFGKSTVKMVQTPYGIVPDVYEKESRHLMPYWGI, from the coding sequence ATGAGCTCCAGAGGTCACAGCACACTACCACGGACTCTCATGGCTCCTCGGATGATTTCCGAGGGAGACATAGGAGGCATTGCTCAAatcacctcctctctcttcctgggCAGAGGCAGTGTGGCCTCCAATCGGCACCTCCTCCAAGCTCGTGGCATCACCTGCATCGTTAATGCTACCATTGAGATCCCTAATTTCAACTGGCCCCAATTTGAATACGTGAAAGTGCCTCTGGCCGACATGCCTCATGCCCCCATTGGACTGTACTTTGACACTGTGGCTGACAAGATCCACAGTGTGAGCAGGAAGCATGGGGCCACCTTGGTGCACTGTGCTGCAGGGGTAAGCCGGTCAGCCACACTCTGCATCGCTTACCTGATGAAATTCCACAATGTGTGCCTACTGGAGGCGTACAACTGGGTGAAAGCCCGGAGGCCTGTCATCAGGCCCAATGTGGGCTTCTGGAGGCAGCTGATAGACTACGAGCGCCAGCTCTTTGGGAAGTCGACAGTTAAAATGGTACAGACACCTTATGGCATAGTTCCAGACGTTTATGAGAAAGAGTCCCGACACCTGATGCCTTACTGGGGGATTTAA